From the genome of Gemmatimonas phototrophica, one region includes:
- a CDS encoding response regulator, whose protein sequence is MRPDLIRVVLVDDHQIVRSGLKAVLSTAKDITVVGEGGSGKDALVLAERLDPHVIVMDLSMPDMDGLTATRELQKANATRVQAPDEPVTRRVLVLTMHTEDEHLVALLEAGAGGYLLKSVADRELVDAVRTVAAGDVYVQPTAARALARGLAKRDGNAEERTRFEKLTDREQVVLKMVAEGYTAPEIGEHLTISPKTVDTYKQRIGEKLGLTHRTDYVKFALKLGLLKNDA, encoded by the coding sequence ATGCGCCCAGACCTCATTCGCGTGGTTCTCGTTGACGACCATCAGATCGTTCGCTCCGGATTGAAGGCGGTGCTGTCCACCGCCAAGGACATCACCGTCGTCGGTGAGGGTGGATCCGGCAAGGATGCCCTCGTGCTGGCCGAACGTCTCGATCCCCATGTCATCGTCATGGATCTCTCCATGCCCGACATGGACGGCCTCACCGCCACGCGCGAATTGCAGAAGGCCAACGCCACGCGTGTGCAGGCGCCCGATGAGCCGGTCACCCGCCGGGTGCTGGTGCTCACCATGCACACCGAGGACGAGCATCTGGTTGCCTTGCTCGAAGCCGGCGCCGGCGGCTATCTGCTCAAATCCGTCGCCGACCGCGAACTTGTGGACGCGGTGCGCACCGTGGCTGCCGGCGACGTGTATGTGCAGCCCACCGCCGCGCGGGCCCTCGCCCGTGGTCTTGCCAAGCGCGATGGCAACGCCGAAGAGCGCACCCGCTTCGAGAAGCTCACCGACCGCGAACAGGTGGTACTCAAGATGGTGGCCGAGGGGTATACCGCCCCGGAAATCGGCGAGCATCTGACCATCTCGCCCAAGACGGTGGATACCTACAAGCAGCGCATCGGCGAAAAGCTCGGCCTCACGCACCGCACGGACTACGTGAAGTTTGCGCTCAAGCTGGGGCTGCTCAAGAACGACGCCTGA
- a CDS encoding acyl-CoA dehydrogenase family protein, translated as MSSSAPAASKPSFLRDLFAGDINESLLFPYPATLDARDADEAATVQRLVSAVNDMVASGLIDARRFDEQEGIDEAVIKGFANAGLLALTIPKAYGGLGLSASAYARVFGAVASIDASLGVLIGVHCGLGSKAVVIAGNEAQKARYLPGLARGETLAAYALTEPETGSDAQHIVTRAERSADNTGWVLNGRKHWIGNGQRAGVIATFAQTPVLKNGETVMRPTAFIVRPDMPGFRVDGTIRKLGIRASTQAELVFENLFVPDDHVLGEVGKGFRVAVNALNAGRLSLASGCTTACKKLLGEFTRYAEARTQFGGALASFEITQRKMATIASETYAADAMVGALAAALDTETVDASLEAACVKVFASELVWRSSDELVQLAGGRGFVKPWPYERYLRDARINRIFEGANEILRLFVGLNGIQGPAEELKEIAGAMKSPMKNWVLVSSFAADKVASAFGKRDRFQVALHPALKTQADFVERHVAELAKATQQAITTHRKEILQRQLVVERLADMAIELYARATTIARTQKLIAERGVDACAREIALTELFCLQSGRRFRALRTELEGDAGDRIDDLRRSVAQRVRAEQGYASSDAVLDVAVPPLPQWSLTRDEQARAVGLTD; from the coding sequence ACGCCGACGAAGCGGCCACCGTGCAGCGTCTCGTGTCGGCGGTGAACGACATGGTGGCGTCGGGGCTCATTGATGCCCGTCGCTTCGATGAACAGGAAGGGATTGATGAGGCGGTGATCAAGGGGTTTGCCAACGCCGGCCTGCTGGCACTGACCATCCCCAAGGCCTACGGCGGTCTGGGGTTGTCGGCGAGTGCTTACGCACGGGTGTTTGGCGCCGTCGCCTCCATCGACGCCTCACTGGGCGTGCTCATTGGCGTGCACTGCGGGCTGGGAAGCAAGGCGGTGGTCATAGCCGGCAACGAGGCCCAGAAGGCGCGGTATCTGCCCGGGCTCGCCCGTGGCGAAACGCTGGCCGCCTACGCCCTCACGGAACCGGAGACGGGATCGGACGCCCAACACATCGTGACGCGCGCCGAACGCAGCGCCGACAACACGGGATGGGTGCTGAACGGCCGCAAGCACTGGATTGGCAACGGGCAACGCGCCGGAGTCATTGCCACGTTTGCGCAAACGCCGGTCCTCAAGAACGGCGAGACGGTCATGCGCCCCACGGCTTTCATCGTGCGCCCCGACATGCCGGGCTTTCGGGTCGATGGCACCATTCGCAAGCTGGGCATTCGCGCCTCGACGCAGGCCGAGTTGGTGTTTGAGAATCTCTTTGTGCCCGATGACCATGTCCTGGGCGAGGTGGGCAAGGGATTCCGCGTGGCGGTGAATGCCCTCAATGCCGGGCGGTTATCCTTGGCTTCGGGGTGCACAACGGCGTGCAAGAAGTTGCTGGGCGAGTTCACGCGATACGCTGAGGCGCGCACGCAGTTTGGCGGCGCGCTGGCCAGCTTTGAGATTACGCAGCGCAAGATGGCGACCATCGCCAGCGAGACGTATGCCGCCGATGCCATGGTGGGGGCATTGGCAGCGGCGCTCGACACGGAAACCGTGGACGCGTCGCTGGAAGCCGCCTGCGTGAAGGTCTTTGCCAGTGAACTGGTGTGGCGCAGCTCCGACGAACTCGTGCAACTGGCAGGTGGGCGCGGCTTCGTGAAGCCGTGGCCGTACGAGCGTTATCTGCGTGATGCGCGCATCAATCGCATTTTTGAAGGCGCCAACGAGATTCTGCGACTCTTTGTTGGCCTCAACGGCATTCAGGGGCCCGCCGAAGAGCTGAAGGAAATTGCCGGCGCGATGAAGAGCCCCATGAAAAACTGGGTGCTCGTGTCGAGCTTTGCCGCCGACAAAGTGGCCAGTGCGTTCGGCAAGCGCGATCGCTTTCAGGTGGCGCTCCATCCCGCGCTCAAGACGCAGGCCGACTTTGTGGAGCGGCACGTAGCCGAACTGGCCAAAGCCACCCAACAGGCCATCACGACGCACCGCAAGGAGATTCTGCAGCGGCAGCTGGTGGTGGAACGACTGGCCGACATGGCGATTGAGCTGTACGCCAGGGCGACCACCATTGCCCGCACGCAGAAGCTCATCGCGGAGCGCGGGGTGGACGCGTGCGCCCGCGAGATTGCCCTCACGGAGCTCTTCTGCCTGCAGAGCGGCCGACGTTTCCGGGCGCTGCGAACGGAGCTTGAAGGCGACGCCGGCGATCGTATCGACGACCTGCGCCGAAGTGTGGCGCAGCGGGTGCGCGCCGAGCAGGGCTATGCGTCCAGCGATGCGGTGCTGGATGTCGCGGTCCCGCCGTTACCGCAGTGGAGTCTCACGCGTGACGAGCAGGCGCGCGCGGTGGGGCTGACGGACTGA